CGGTGTCCGCCGCGTCCCGCGGCTACGCAAGGGCCGTCCCACCGGGGCCGCCGCGCCGGTCGAATTCGACACGGACAGCTGCCATCTGGTGATCGGCGCCACCGGCAACATCGGACCGCAGCTGGTTCGGCAGCTGGCGGCCAGCGGGGCCAGGACCATCGTCGCCGTGTCGCGGCGCCCGGGCACACGCCTCGAGGAGTTGGCAGCCGAGCTGTCCCCGGCCGGGGTCACGCTGGTGACGGTGGCCGCCGATGCGGCCGACGAGACCGCCATGAGCGCACTGTTCGACCGGTTCGGCGTCGACCTGCCGCCACTGGCCGGTATCCACGTGGCCGCCTTCGCCGGCGGCCCGGTGACCCTGCGCGAGATGACCGACGCCGACGTCACCGCCATGTTCCGGCCGAAGCTCGACGTGGTCGCGGTGCTGCACAAGCTGTCGCTGCGGCACCCGGTGCGCCACTTCGTGCTGTTCTCATCGATCTCCGGGATCACCGGGTCGCGCTGGCTGGCGCACTACACCGCGACCACCACCTTCCTGGACGCCTTCGCCTACGCACGGCGCGCCGCCGGGCTGCCGGCCACCGCGATCAACTGGGGGTTGTGGAAGTCGTTGAACGACACCCAGTCCGACGTGGAACGTCAGGTGACGGTGGAGTCCGGCCTGGAGCCGATGAGCGACGACGTCGCGATCGGAGCGCTGCCGCTGGTGATCGGGGCGCAGAGCGCCGCGCGGCACACCGTGGTGGCGGCGGACTGGCCGCGGCTGGCCACCGCCTATCGCACCCGGGCGGCGCTGCACATCGTCGACGACCTGCTGGCCGTCGCCGAGCCCGCCGACGGATCGGCGCCGGTCACCACCGAATTCCGCCGCGCCCTGGCCGAAGCCGAACCGGAACAGCGCCTGGAGTTGCTGCGCGAGCACGTCACCACGCAGGTCGCCGCTGCCATGGGTCTGGCATCGCGCCACGCCCTGGACCCGACAGCCGGTTTCTTCGCTTCCGGCATGGATTCGCTGATGAGCGTGACCCTGCAGCGTGCCCTGTCAGACAGTCTCGGCGAAACCCTGCCGGCCGCAGTCGTCTTCGACTATCCGACCATCGAGGCGCTGACCGGATACCTGGCCACGATCCTGCCCGAGCTGGTGGAAGCCGCCGAACAGGACAGCACCGACGCCTATGACGACATGAGCGATGACGAGCTGCTCGCGCAGCTCTCGGAGAGGTTGAGTTGAGCGAGATAGGTTCCGCATCGGCAGGGAGGGCCGAGTCGGCCGGGGGGTCGGATCGTCGCTCGATTGTTGCTGAGGCGCTGCGCAAGATTGATGATTTGACGGCGCGGTTGGCGGTGGCTGAGGCCGGTGATACTGAGCCGATCGCGGTGGTGGGTTTGGGTTGTCGGTTGCCTGGTGGGGTGGATGATCCGGCCGGTTTTTGGCGGTTGTTGTGTGCTGAGGGTTCGGGGATTGTTCGGGTTCCGGCGGATCGTTGGGATGCGGATGCGTTTTATTCGTCGGATCATTCGGTGCCGGGGACGATTTGTTCTCGTGAGGGTGGGTTTTTGTCGTCGTGGCAGCCTGCTGAGTTTGATGCTGAGTTTTTTGGTATTTCGCCGCGTGAGGCCGATGCGATGGATCCTCAGCAGCGGTTGTTGATGGAGGTGGCCTGGGAGGCGTTGGAGCATGCCGGGATCACCAAGGAGGCGATTCGGGGTACGCAGACCGGCGTTTTCGTCGGCATGACCACCAACGACTACACCCTGGTGGCAACCGAGAAGCTCGGCCCACGTGACGTCGACCCCTACCTGTCGTTCGGCAACGGGCCGAATTTCGCGGCCGGTCGGTTGTCGTATTTCTTGGGTGTGCATGGTCCGGCGGTGATGTTGGATACGGCGTGTTCGTCGTCGTTGGTGACGATTCATTTGGCGTGTGCGAGTTTGCGGCGTCGGGAGTCCGATCAGGCGTTGGCGGCCGGGGTGAACCTGATCTTGACGCCGCAGAACAGTGTGGCGACGTCGCGGTGGGGAATGTTGGCGCCGGATGGCCAGTGCAAGACCTTCGACAAGGAGGCGGACGGTTACGTGCGCGGCGAGGGTGCTGGGGTGGTGGTGCTCAAGCGGCTTTCGGATGCGCAGCGTGATGGTGATCGGGTTTTGGCGGTGGTGCGGGGTTCGGCGGTGAATCAGGATGGGCCGTCGAGTGGTCAGACGGTGCCGTCGGGTCCGGCGCAGCAGAAGGTGGTGCGGGCGGCGTTGGCGGCGGCGCGGTTGGAGCCGGGCGATATCGATTATGTCGAGGCGCATGGCACTGGTACGGCGTTGGGTGATCCGATCGAGTTGGATGCGCTGTCGGCGGTGTTCGGGGAGCGGGGTTCGTCGGCGCCGTTGGTGCTGGGGTCGGTGAAGACGAATTTGGGGCATCTTGAATCTGCTTCTGGTGTGGCGGGTTTCATCAAGACGGTGTTGGCGGTGCAGCAGGGTTTCATTCCGCGGCATTTGAATTTTTCGGAGTTGACGCCCAATGCCGGTGTGGGGGCGTCGAAGTTTCAGATTGCGGCGCAGGCGATGGCGTGGCCGGCGGTGTCGCGTCCGCGTCGGGCGGGGGTGTCCTCGTTCGGGGTGTCGGGCACTAATGCCCATGTGGTGATCGAGCAGGCTCCGGTCGGTGAGCCGGTCGAGTCGGTCGGGCCTGTTGCGGTTCCGGTGGTGCAGACGTTGGTGGTGTCGGGTAAGTCGCCGGCGCGGATCGCGGCTACTGCCGGGGTGCTGGCGCAGTGGATGGCCGGTGACGGCGCCGAGGTGCCGCTGGCCGACATCGCCCACACCCTGCGCGAACACCGCAGCGGGTTCCGATACACCGCGGGCGTCTGCGCCCGCGACCGTGACACCGCCATCGCCGGCCTGACCGCGCTGGCCGCCGGCGAAAGTGCCGCCGGTGTCGCCGAACCGCGGATCCGACCCTCAGGCGCTCGACCGGTGTTCGTGTTCTCCGGTCAGGGTTCGCATTGGGTGGGGATGGGTCGTCGGTTGTTGGCTGATGAGCCGGTGTTTGCTGCGGCGGTTGATGAGTTGGAGCCGGTGTTTGTCGCGCAGGTGGGTTTTTCGCTGCGGGAGGTGATTGCCCAGGGTGTCGAGATCTCCGGTGATGCGCAGGTGCAGCCGGTGATCATGGGGTTGCAGTTGGCGTTGGCGGAGTTGTGGCGTTCGTATGGGGTGGTTCCGGATGCGGTGGTCGGGCATTCGATGGGGGAGGTCTCGGCGGCGGTGGTGGCCGGGGCGTTGACCCCGGAGCAGGGTTTGCGGGTGATTGCGGTGCGGTCGCGGTTGATGTCGCGGCAGGCCGGTCAGGGTGCGGTGGCGTTGTTGGAGTTGGATGCCGGCGCGGTGCAGGAGTTGTTGGCGCAGTATCCGCAGGTGGCGGTGGCGGGGTATTTGTCGCCGCGGCAGACGGTGGTGGCTGGGTCGCCGGCTGATGTGGATGCGGTGATTGCGGCCGTGTCGGCTCGGGAGCGGTTTGCGCGGCGGGTCAATATGGAGGTGGCTTCTCATACCGCGTTCATGGATCCGATTCTGGCGGAGTTGCGGGCGGAGTTGGCTGATCTGGTTCCCTCGCCCGGGCAGATCCCGTTCTTTTCCACGGTGGTCGATCCCGCCGGGCCCACGCCGGTGCTGGACGCCGATTACTGGGCCGACAACGTGCGCCAACCCGCATTGGTCAGCCAGGCCATCACCGCGGCGGCGCAGGACCACGGCACCTTCATCGAGATCAGTCCCCACCCGCTGTTGACGCACTCGATCATCGAGACCGTGGAGGCCGCCGCGGGCGAACCTGCGACGGTGGCGTCGACCCTGCGCAGGGGCGACGACGAAACCCTCAGCTTCCACCTGCAGCTCGTCGAACTGGGCCTGGGCGGCAACGGCATCAAGGCCGGGGGATTCGTCGAATTGCCCAGCACCCCTTGGCAACACGCCCACCACTGGATCTCCGGTCCGGGACGGACCGGCCAGGTACCTGATGTCCATCCGCTGCTCGGTGCGCACGTCGAGATGCTCACCGGCCGCGATCACATCTGGCAGACCGACCTGAGCACCGAACTGATGCCCGGGCTGGCCGGGCACCAGGTTCAGGGACAGGCCGTGCTGCCGGCGGCGGCCCTGATCGAGATGGCGTTGGCCGCGGGCAGCCAAGCGCTCGCCAAGCCCATCGAGTCGATCTCGGTGACCGGCCTGGAGATCGAGCAGCCGCTGGTGCTTGACGGCGCGATGCAGGTCACCACGCAACTCAGCGGCGGCGATGCCCAGACCCGGATCGAGATCCACGCCCGATCCGCCGGTGAAGCCTGGTCGCGGTATGCGCTCGCCGAGATCACCCCGACACCGCTACAGCAGGCGGTCGATGCGCCGTCGGGCCAGAGCGTGCTCACGCTGCCCGACGACCCCGTCGGTGGGGCCACCCATCCCGCATACCGCCTGCACCCGGTGCTGCTCGACGCCGCGCTGCGGCAACTGGCGGCAGCGGTGCCCGACGTGGACTCCGAAGACCTCGGTTATGCGCCGACGGCGGTGGCCGCGGTGCAGGTGTTCGCACCCGTGGGACGCCAGGTGCGATGCCACACCGAGCTGACCGGTCGCGATGACAAGGCGGCTGTGGGCCGGGTCGTGC
This is a stretch of genomic DNA from Mycolicibacter terrae. It encodes these proteins:
- a CDS encoding type I polyketide synthase — its product is MTARLAVAEAGDTEPIAVVGLGCRLPGGVDDPAGFWRLLCAEGSGIVRVPADRWDADAFYSSDHSVPGTICSREGGFLSSWQPAEFDAEFFGISPREADAMDPQQRLLMEVAWEALEHAGITKEAIRGTQTGVFVGMTTNDYTLVATEKLGPRDVDPYLSFGNGPNFAAGRLSYFLGVHGPAVMLDTACSSSLVTIHLACASLRRRESDQALAAGVNLILTPQNSVATSRWGMLAPDGQCKTFDKEADGYVRGEGAGVVVLKRLSDAQRDGDRVLAVVRGSAVNQDGPSSGQTVPSGPAQQKVVRAALAAARLEPGDIDYVEAHGTGTALGDPIELDALSAVFGERGSSAPLVLGSVKTNLGHLESASGVAGFIKTVLAVQQGFIPRHLNFSELTPNAGVGASKFQIAAQAMAWPAVSRPRRAGVSSFGVSGTNAHVVIEQAPVGEPVESVGPVAVPVVQTLVVSGKSPARIAATAGVLAQWMAGDGAEVPLADIAHTLREHRSGFRYTAGVCARDRDTAIAGLTALAAGESAAGVAEPRIRPSGARPVFVFSGQGSHWVGMGRRLLADEPVFAAAVDELEPVFVAQVGFSLREVIAQGVEISGDAQVQPVIMGLQLALAELWRSYGVVPDAVVGHSMGEVSAAVVAGALTPEQGLRVIAVRSRLMSRQAGQGAVALLELDAGAVQELLAQYPQVAVAGYLSPRQTVVAGSPADVDAVIAAVSARERFARRVNMEVASHTAFMDPILAELRAELADLVPSPGQIPFFSTVVDPAGPTPVLDADYWADNVRQPALVSQAITAAAQDHGTFIEISPHPLLTHSIIETVEAAAGEPATVASTLRRGDDETLSFHLQLVELGLGGNGIKAGGFVELPSTPWQHAHHWISGPGRTGQVPDVHPLLGAHVEMLTGRDHIWQTDLSTELMPGLAGHQVQGQAVLPAAALIEMALAAGSQALAKPIESISVTGLEIEQPLVLDGAMQVTTQLSGGDAQTRIEIHARSAGEAWSRYALAEITPTPLQQAVDAPSGQSVLTLPDDPVGGATHPAYRLHPVLLDAALRQLAAAVPDVDSEDLGYAPTAVAAVQVFAPVGRQVRCHTELTGRDDKAAVGRVVLTDDAGATLAELTGIELRPVDPRSLRVPLEQKIFTTEWIESEAPESTGAAAGSWLLLAEPDAAADGGTESLAAAFAARLATPDRRVVTGPFADQPALTDAIAQAAADPAHPPAGIVVFLGRRSFDAADPQALARARDLVWTASTAARAAVEGWAGAKGARLWLVSRGGLAVAGGEPGGSANLDGGAVKLGPPHEAGDPAIGALKGVVRTWRFPGELARVLADEPDLGATLVDLDADDDVDTLADTMLAELGAPIRDDVVAYRRRQRHTERLTRATLDGAGGAPPAPVATVRPDGSYLLTGGLGGLGTVVARWLAARGAGRIVLNGRSEPSEQQRAVLDELAAQTEVAFVAGDISSPGVAQRLVAAAEETGRPLRGVVHAAGVLGDGLVTAVTPESLESVWSAKAAGAAQLHCALQEATGDRRLDWWVGFSSMAALLGLPGQLGYATSNAWLDALMAWRRASGLPGTAINWGQWSDVGLGRSMTLSVLDPISPDEGVEALDAVLGADSLGPRVGVGRLRIDRAVATSPEFRDLTFFEDLVGEAAVPGAAETGGQGSGGTADPSAAGAPDWSQIPADKRRDELVVRLQAILARELRTSAAAVDVDQPFPEMGLDSMIAMTVLKETQQLVGVDLSASMLWNHPSISALATHLVGLLASRYAPQDDTVQYDGHLTFDSSGGVLDELFDQVESASTGSESGSF